In Fusarium fujikuroi IMI 58289 draft genome, chromosome FFUJ_chr02, the genomic stretch TTGAGGAAGAATACAGGGTAACGGACATGTTTACAGTTGCTTTGCGGTTCATCGTACCTGTAACAGTACCAGTCATCGACTTACATCATATTGCACCCCTCCATTCTGCCCTACCGTAGCTCGGgccaagaaggtcatcaGCCAACCAAGTTCCATATAATAAGAGCATTCTTGACATGGATGGATATTCAAGTTTCTCTTATGGTTACCCTCAAAAACACCCCATCTCAATCCTTCTGACCAGATATTTCCTGTTTTCGCTGTCAGCGGGCTTGCATTGTATCCCTCATGTACCTCTAGGCACAACTGCACATACGCACGCTCACAGTCAAGGACCACGCAACTGCTGGAAGCCGACGGAAGCCTATGGATGCTGATTACCTACAGTACAGTTCGTTCGGACATGATTGCGGAGAACCAGGCgccattgacgatgacgaatgAGTGCTCTTTATGCAGCCAGGCAAAGGGGACAGAGCGCTCTATGGGTCAAGGAGGTGACCGTGGAAGGGGACGCAAGAAAATATAGCACATCTATAGtgagtgacaaaaagacttggttAGGGCTCTCATATATATAGCAGGCCCTGAACTAATCCTTTTTGGCACCTCATTGAAGGTCTGCAGCTTTCTTACTCCCTGAGAGTGACATATCCTTACAAATGCTACTGTATGTACAGCACTACTCCCAGGTTCCTTGTCCTCGCAGATCCAGCATTGGTAACCAGATCGGGCGAAATGCAACGATTTTGTTCCAAAGAAGGCATCATGCATAGGCCCCTTGGTCTACATACATAACTAAACCCCAACCGCTCCTGTGATATTGAAGGCCTCACTGGGGAGAGAACGTGGGATATGCTTTCGCGATTTTGTGGCATACCAGGATAAAGGAACCCGGGATTGCATGCGGCTGCTGCCGTTTCAGGGACCCCCCAATTGCTGATCGTCTTGGTTACAGCAACAGGCAGGTCGCCCCGGGGAGGCACAGAATGATCTCCTGCAGGACTGCCACCTGGAGGCACAGAAAGGCACCCTTGGTTTGAACATGCATGCTATAGACTTGCTATTCCGGTGTGCCGTTGCCTGGGCCAAGCAAGATTTTTCACTGTTAAGGCTGCTAGTAAGGTTTCATCATGGTTATCGTGAACTGATTGACGTTGAGGTGAAGTTGGGACcattatttatttatctatctgtgactgtcactgtcactgtgtAAGATTTCATACGAGGTACAGTATTCTCAGCAGCCACGTTTCTGTACCCTTGTTACCTGACCGTCGTTAAAATTCCGAATTAACATAATATCAATGCTTATCGTCTCAGATAGGTATGTTGAAAAGTTTAACAACAACCTTGTCCACCATTGACTTATTAATTGCTGTATGTTAGTCTTCGTACTCAGATTACCCTAGACACCTGAGATGGCATCTCCCAACCATCAACACATCAATGAGTTCCTTCTTGATATTGATTGACCTGGCAGCTGCTTGACTCATTTTCATCTGCAATTTGCCGTGACTTCCTATTCTGTTTGTTCTCCTTTGTTGAGGTCACGCGACTTTTGATATGTCATGTGCCAGACCCAAGCTACCACTGGCGATGGAGACGGAACAAGCTCTCCCCGCTCATGAACCCATCGGGACGAGAATGGTAAAGTtgggaagaaagacaatTTCTGAAGGTCGGTTCAACACCCATTTTCACTATTTTCGACATCGTCAACAGTCGTGCAGCACTCTCACAAGCTCTGGAGCCAACTGTCACAACGCCCTGAAGCCATTGTCACCTATACCCACTGATTGAAACTGGCCCCATTCCGGCGCCGGCCTCACTGCATCATCCGATCGCTCGGCATTCGTGGGTCCACCAGAAGTTGAATGGGCAAACAGGATAACTAAACCCGCCGTCGTCCCATGACGTTTCATTCACTGCCAAACGAGTCTGAGTCTCTCTGTGTGATTCAGTAACCAAAAACTCACCCGATTCTGAGCCAAACGGGGTACAAACCTCCTCAACGCTTCACACCTGAAGACGCCTGTGCCTCATACCAACGCTCATTGTGCACGGGTGAGCTTTAGTTCCTCTCGTCGCATCATAATCATATCATCAAGAGACAACCTCAAATTTGCAATATAATCTCAACGCAAGCACAATCGACGAAACAGAAAGATCTTCTGCGACAGCTCTCACTACTCGAAAAAGGCCCACAAATCTCACCTGCAGCTTTTATTCTGACGACCGACTTATACTGAGGTAGTACCTCTAGTAACCATCTATCACCGGCTCAAGACCCTTTCAGGGCTCACCTTTCAACGTGGCAACCGAAACTCAAACCCTCATGGGAAGcatggaaaagaagaagaacaatgAATTCGCTTCTGCCGCCAGAGATATGATCTTCTCCGGCGGCGTATTCGAAAACCTGGAGAACGACGATTCTGACGGCGCCATCGACGACGGAGACGCAGATGAGGACATGGTCAATTCAAAAAGAAACTTCTGTCAAATGAGAATCCAGAAGAGGAACTCAGAAGCTGGCCTTCTGAAGAAGGTCATTCCCTTTCACTGGGCTCCTATGCTCTCGCCCCTGACCGAGAACGATATCGATACATGCGTTACTCTTGAAAATGTCGCACTTTCAGAAGCGAGGTATAGATCAACACGTGAAAAGGCAAGTCATGATATATGGGTACCAATTCGTTGTTTGGAGGGCAATGGGACCACCAGCTCAGGTCAGATTTGCTAACTACCAAAACAGATCGAATATCGTATTCGGAAATCAGGGGTCTGCTACGGTTTGTTCAATACCGTGAGGCCAAGCGATGTTAAGAAGATCTCTCTCACAACGATGCAACACAGTCGGCCAGTCGAGTCAGGACGATGCGATGGAGCCAAACATGTCATGTTTGCGCACGTCCTTGCAACACTTGGAACCCACCCAGTCGTAACTGATGCCGACATGGCCATGCCCGAGAACTGGAGAGACTCGAAAGCAAGCAAAGGTTCACCTCTAGGCCATCAATCTTCTGGGAGAACAATCTGTCTCCATTCTTTCATCGTGTGTCCAGAGGTCCAGGGAGTTGGCATCGGAAAAACGGTGATGAAGTCATATCTCGAGCTTATGAATGTATCTGGAATGGCTGATCGAGTTGCCATAATTTGCCAACCGGTAAGCAGCCATAATTGACACCTGAAATTCGGGTCAAGCTAACATGCCAAAGTACGCGATCCAATTCTATAAGTGCTTTGGATTCAAAGACCTTGGACCAAGCACAGAAGCCCTTGCTGGTCAAGGCTGGCATGCCATGGTCAGTAATACCTCCATGACATAAACTGAAAGCCACTGACATATGACTAGGTGCTTGAACTCCGTGGTCCTACGAgaaagaccaaggaggaaCCCACACGGAGGAACAAGGAAGGGGActctccaacatcaaaggCGAAGAAATCGCCATCATAGATTTTTACAGGCTTGCTGCCAGCTTTTTTTTTGGCAGTTGATCAATGAGTCTCCGCTCAAGAAGCATCTGTTGCTTCATCTCACTTCACATCACCaagatatcaccaaagtAGTCGCACCATCGAAAATAATGAGATAGCTGGTCTATAAAAACCGCATTTGCGTGttcaatttctttttttttatttcccaTTCCGTCTATTTTGTGACCTTTTGATATCATAACCTCATCCGTTCAAcacccttttcttttcttccatACGGTAAGTACTTAGTCGCTGGCCTTGTACTTGAGACGGTACTCCTCAGTTCGCTTGATGTCGTCCTCTGAAGCAAAGCTCTTCATACCAGCAATGATATCATCGAGGGTCAGGATAGCGAAGATGGGAATGCCATACTCCTTTCGCAACTCGCCAATGGCACTGGGGCCAGGCTCGGACTCATCACCATTGGTAGTAGGGAGCTTCTCCATGCGGTCGAGGGCAACGACGATACCAACAACGATACCGCCCTCCTTTCGGATCTTGTCGATGGCCTCACGCTTGGCAGTTCCAGCAGTGATGACATCGTCAACGATGAGgatcttctttcccttcagAGGCGCACCGACAATGTTACCGCCCTCACCGTggtccttggcctccttgcGATCGAAAGAGTAAGAGACACGGTCGAGGTTCTCAGGGGCGATCTCGCCGAGTTTGACAGCGATGGAGGACGCAAGAGGAATACCCTTGTAAGCGGGACCAAAGATGATATCGAAGTCAAGGCCGGTCTCTTGCTGAGCCTCAGAGATGGACTTGGCGAAAGCAGTAGCAATGGCGCCGGCGAGACGAGCAGTGTGGAAGAGGCCGGCGTTGAAAAAGTAGGGTGAGATGCGCTTTGACTTGAGCTCAAAGCTGCCaaacttgaggatctcgCCAGCGATGGCGGCCTGCAAGAATTCTTGCTTGTAGGGGGCGAGTTGAGAAGACATGGCTATTTATGTGGTTATATATGAATTGGTATAGGTCAAGATTGGGAGTGAATGTTTCTAAAGCAAAGTTTGCGATCCCCTCTTGCcggtctctctctctcagtGGTGTTGAGCCCGGAGCCGGCCTTGGACCCTTCGGGTTCAATGTATGGCAGCGGGGTTGAGGTGGGGGAGATGCAGATAAAGAAGTACCATAAAAAAGTTCGGTTAGCAGAGAGAACGGGACCGAGTATATCAAGACATGAATTTTATGTTCTATATAATGTAATTATCTTCAATAAGCACTCATTTAAGGAATCAACAACATtgtataaatactataatattcttTCAACCCATTGTCAACTCCTCTAGAACTGAGACTGCCTGAGTCCATCACACAAAAAGTGACTTctctcttatcgataagaaaTCAGACTGACCGCCACGACCCACTAAGAAAAAATATTCGATCCAACTAAATTTTGCCATCTCTGATACCTCTTCTTCGAGCGACGAGCGACACTTTCTCTCTCCGTCCGTCTCTATCCTTTTTGATACCCCCCAAAAAACAAATCCAACTCCAAAAATACCAGATCgcccaagatgaagacgacctGGAAGGACATCCCCCCGGTGCCTACTCAGCAGGAGTTTCTGGATATTGTTCTGAGCAGGACCCAGCGCAAGCTGCCAACGCAGATTCGCGCTGGTTTCAAGATCAGCCGTATTCGAGGTTTGTGACTTTTGTCTCGCCACAGCCAGGATCGCAGTAGATCACTAACATAGACTCCCACAGCTTTCTACACTCGAAAGGTCAAGTTCACACAGGAGACCTTCTCAGAGAAGTTCGGCGCCATCCTCGAGAGCTTCCCTCGTCTGCAGGACATCCACCCTTTCCACAAGGATCTCCTCAACACCCTCTACGATGCCGACCATTTCAGAATCGCCCTCGGTCAGATGTCTACCGCCAAGCATCTGATTGAGACCATCTCCCGCGATTATGTCCGTCTCCTCAAGTACGGCCAGTCTCTGT encodes the following:
- a CDS encoding related to acetyltransferase; this translates as MGSMEKKKNNEFASAARDMIFSGGVFENLENDDSDGAIDDGDADEDMVNSKRNFCQMRIQKRNSEAGLLKKVIPFHWAPMLSPLTENDIDTCVTLENVALSEARYRSTREKASHDIWIEYRIRKSGVCYGLFNTVRPSDVKKISLTTMQHSRPVESGRCDGAKHVMFAHVLATLGTHPVVTDADMAMPENWRDSKASKGSPLGHQSSGRTICLHSFIVCPEVQGVGIGKTVMKSYLELMNVSGMADRVAIICQPYAIQFYKCFGFKDLGPSTEALAGQGWHAMVLELRGPTRKTKEEPTRRNKEGDSPTSKAKKSPS
- a CDS encoding probable orotate phosphoribosyltransferase is translated as MSSQLAPYKQEFLQAAIAGEILKFGSFELKSKRISPYFFNAGLFHTARLAGAIATAFAKSISEAQQETGLDFDIIFGPAYKGIPLASSIAVKLGEIAPENLDRVSYSFDRKEAKDHGEGGNIVGAPLKGKKILIVDDVITAGTAKREAIDKIRKEGGIVVGIVVALDRMEKLPTTNGDESEPGPSAIGELRKEYGIPIFAILTLDDIIAGMKSFASEDDIKRTEEYRLKYKASD